One window from the genome of Myxococcales bacterium encodes:
- a CDS encoding NAAT family transporter: MELLLATLVSLFSIVDPIGAVPIFMALTPDATPAQRARISLEASLYFLGIMLAFFLAGVYILSFFGISVHAMRIAGGFVMLFSGFSLMSDHTGKAPSYEQDAQEEGRNPRDIAFAPLCMPVLSGPGAISLLITQYMAHPNWADKGWILIAIVACAALVFLTLRLGPNLFRFFGKGGLTAITRIMGFLVIAIGVEFTVSGIVGLVDSLH; the protein is encoded by the coding sequence ATGGAGCTGCTGCTCGCCACGCTGGTGTCGCTATTTTCGATCGTCGATCCGATCGGCGCGGTGCCCATCTTTATGGCGCTGACGCCAGATGCCACACCGGCGCAGCGCGCGCGCATTTCGCTCGAGGCTAGCCTCTACTTCCTCGGCATCATGTTGGCGTTCTTCTTGGCCGGCGTTTACATCTTGTCGTTCTTCGGCATTTCCGTGCACGCCATGCGCATCGCCGGCGGCTTCGTCATGTTGTTCTCGGGCTTCTCGCTGATGAGCGACCATACCGGCAAGGCACCCAGCTACGAACAAGATGCCCAAGAGGAGGGACGCAATCCGCGTGACATTGCGTTCGCGCCGCTGTGCATGCCGGTGCTGTCGGGCCCGGGCGCGATTTCCTTGCTCATCACGCAGTACATGGCGCATCCCAACTGGGCCGATAAGGGATGGATTTTGATCGCGATTGTCGCCTGCGCCGCGCTGGTGTTTCTCACGCTGCGACTTGGCCCGAACCTATTTCGCTTCTTCGGCAAGGGTGGCCTCACCGCGATCACCCGCATCATGGGATTTTTAGTCATTGCGATTGGCGTTGAATTTACCGTCAGCGGCATTGTCGGTTTGGTCGACTCGCTGCACTAG
- a CDS encoding four helix bundle protein, producing the protein MPQTRATVVASAVAIRASTEALSRRLRAVWQMTKPTMPTPRLPHHRLVAYEVALELVTAVRAAAIRDTNLRDQAMRASKSACLNIAEAASRVSPADRARVFGIARGEAGEAAAAVEIAAMARDTTQHHAARCLASADRLIALLTGLIRR; encoded by the coding sequence TTGCCACAAACCCGCGCAACCGTCGTGGCCAGCGCCGTAGCAATTCGCGCCAGCACGGAGGCGCTGTCACGCCGCCTGCGCGCCGTATGGCAGATGACCAAACCAACCATGCCTACGCCACGTCTGCCACATCACCGTCTCGTCGCATATGAGGTAGCGCTCGAACTTGTTACCGCGGTGCGCGCGGCGGCGATTAGAGATACCAACTTGCGAGATCAGGCCATGCGCGCTTCCAAGAGCGCCTGCCTGAACATTGCGGAGGCCGCATCGCGAGTGTCACCCGCAGACCGCGCACGTGTCTTTGGCATCGCGCGTGGTGAGGCCGGTGAAGCAGCTGCCGCGGTTGAAATCGCGGCCATGGCGCGCGACACCACGCAGCATCATGCCGCGCGCTGCCTCGCCAGCGCAGACCGGTTGATCGCGCTGCTCACCGGGCTTATTCGCCGTTGA
- a CDS encoding serine/threonine protein kinase: protein MRICPKCRNKYPPGERFCLQDSSVLVEPEDMARLGQTVGNYRLNSILGRGGMGTVYAGEHVYIRKPVALKVLHPQFAKYPEAVNRFLREARAASLINHANIVDVTDFGLLPDGVVYFVMEYLEGESLEDIIERDGAVELYRAINIANQIALALDAAHAQKIIHRDLKPDNIMLLRLPGRRDLVRMGPDHTWVSEREKTFDFVKVLDFGIAKMVDPDDLTAETIKGAVFGTPEYMSPEAARGEEVDHRSDIYSLGVILFDMLVGRPPFEAEQGSDVLKMHISKAPPRPREYAAHREITEHAERCILKALEKDRNKRYQTMREFRDDLQNAYGSVHYRRHAREKGLIPSEEAMAASAAARPKRLTDEIHEWFESDQKRLSVEEARQLALVGDGDAMRSTGKRSPEEAARLADELEKHFEE, encoded by the coding sequence GTGAGAATTTGTCCGAAGTGCCGCAACAAGTACCCGCCTGGGGAACGTTTTTGCCTGCAAGACAGCTCGGTGCTCGTCGAGCCCGAAGACATGGCGCGCCTCGGCCAGACGGTCGGCAATTATCGCCTTAACTCGATCTTGGGCCGCGGCGGCATGGGCACCGTCTATGCCGGCGAACACGTCTACATTCGCAAGCCCGTCGCGCTCAAGGTGCTGCATCCGCAATTTGCAAAATATCCTGAGGCGGTGAATCGATTCTTGCGCGAGGCGCGCGCGGCCTCGCTGATCAACCACGCCAACATCGTCGACGTCACCGACTTTGGCCTGTTGCCCGATGGCGTCGTCTATTTCGTGATGGAGTATCTTGAGGGCGAGAGCCTCGAAGACATCATCGAGCGCGATGGCGCGGTCGAACTCTATCGCGCCATCAACATCGCCAACCAAATTGCTTTGGCGCTCGACGCGGCGCACGCGCAAAAAATTATCCATCGCGATCTCAAGCCCGACAACATCATGTTGCTGCGCTTGCCCGGTCGCCGCGATCTGGTCCGCATGGGGCCAGATCACACCTGGGTCAGCGAACGCGAAAAAACCTTCGACTTCGTCAAGGTCCTAGATTTTGGCATCGCCAAGATGGTTGATCCCGACGACCTCACCGCCGAAACCATCAAGGGCGCGGTCTTTGGCACGCCGGAATACATGTCGCCCGAGGCGGCGCGCGGCGAAGAGGTCGATCACCGCAGCGACATCTACAGCCTTGGCGTGATCTTGTTTGACATGCTGGTGGGCCGCCCGCCGTTTGAAGCCGAGCAGGGCAGCGACGTGCTCAAGATGCACATTAGCAAGGCGCCGCCGCGGCCGCGCGAATACGCCGCGCACCGAGAGATCACGGAGCACGCCGAGCGCTGCATCCTCAAGGCGCTCGAGAAAGATCGCAACAAGCGCTACCAAACCATGCGCGAGTTTCGCGACGACTTGCAGAACGCCTATGGCTCGGTGCACTACCGCCGCCATGCGCGCGAGAAGGGGCTTATCCCCTCGGAAGAGGCGATGGCCGCCAGCGCCGCCGCGCGACCCAAGCGCCTCACCGACGAAATTCACGAATGGTTCGAGTCCGATCAAAAGCGCTTGAGCGTGGAAGAGGCGCGGCAGCTGGCGCTAGTTGGCGACGGCGACGCCATGCGTTCAACCGGCAAGCGCTCGCCCGAAGAGGCCGCCCGCCTCGCCGACGAACTCGAAAAGCATTTCGAAGAGTAG
- a CDS encoding class I SAM-dependent methyltransferase, giving the protein MPKKSTPEAALLAQIAAGAHEHYREPLRYDYEYRARRDDVEFYRGLATRFAAKRVLELGCGSGRITIPLLADGVRVTGIDHAAPMLARLHEKAARWPAEVAQRLTSHQGDIRSFAVTGRFELAIAAFNVFEHLYTREEFAQCLAGIAARLAPGGHLAFDVQLPDLKWLSLPATRRYSRMRMRDPVSGRPMIYSTNHDYDPVRQISLIRMYYDPADRGGGGFVVQLSQRKFFPVELLLLVENAGFEIVERWGGFAGQPLGPGCENQVIVAKKRRR; this is encoded by the coding sequence GTGCCAAAAAAATCGACGCCCGAGGCCGCGCTGCTGGCGCAAATCGCCGCGGGGGCGCATGAACACTACCGCGAGCCGTTGCGGTACGACTACGAGTATCGCGCGCGCCGCGATGACGTCGAGTTCTATCGCGGGTTAGCCACGCGGTTTGCCGCAAAGCGGGTGCTGGAGCTCGGATGTGGCTCGGGCCGCATTACGATTCCCTTGCTTGCTGACGGCGTGCGCGTGACCGGCATCGATCACGCCGCGCCCATGTTGGCGCGCCTGCACGAAAAGGCTGCGCGCTGGCCGGCCGAGGTCGCGCAGCGCCTGACCAGCCATCAAGGCGATATCCGCTCGTTCGCGGTGACCGGCCGCTTTGAGCTGGCGATCGCCGCGTTCAACGTGTTTGAGCACTTGTACACCCGCGAAGAGTTCGCGCAATGCCTCGCTGGGATCGCGGCGCGTCTCGCCCCGGGCGGGCACCTGGCCTTTGACGTGCAGCTGCCAGATCTAAAGTGGTTGTCGTTGCCGGCGACCCGTCGCTATAGCCGCATGCGCATGCGCGATCCGGTCAGCGGACGCCCCATGATCTATTCGACCAATCACGACTACGATCCCGTGCGCCAGATCTCGCTCATCCGCATGTACTACGATCCGGCGGATCGGGGCGGCGGCGGCTTTGTTGTGCAGCTTTCGCAGCGCAAGTTTTTCCCCGTCGAATTATTGCTGCTCGTCGAAAACGCGGGCTTTGAGATCGTCGAGCGCTGGGGCGGGTTTGCAGGACAACCGCTTGGACCTGGTTGCGAAAACCAAGTGATCGTCGCCAAAAAACGCCGTCGCTGA
- a CDS encoding poly(A) polymerase, which translates to MRKLNAHLIDADALRVVQKLLKNGHQAYLVGGCVRDLLLGRSPKDFDVATSATPNEIRAIFRNSRIIGRRFRLAHVVFGRKIIETSTFRANPRDAMNEGGDADLLITRDNVFGNEVEDAMRRDFTINGMFYDVERSAVIDHVDGLVDLDARLVRTIDDPGVRFQEDPVRMLRAIKFAARLDLKIEPDTYEAIVAWRGEIRRAAAPRVLEELYRLLRGGAAYRSMELLLETGMLAEISQQLVAMFLGDGGPASVAVRVGASVMPQVARVLDPEEARWHATWSDDPRQVLPAFALPHLDAGQTVTARAQAWDMLRAFDDMPLAADPLDIPNCTYLAAALLPFVAPLLHGSLRGHELLSALDEHVTPLALDLTLPRRERDEMRQLLVMQRGAGPKVKTRYRPGSAVELQAAAQAIARWAGEIPMASDDALDADDDATELGAEGSEEEAGDGDGGLRKRRRRRRGGKRRRDSAPMGAA; encoded by the coding sequence ATGCGAAAATTGAACGCACACTTAATCGATGCCGACGCGCTGCGCGTGGTGCAAAAGCTGCTCAAAAATGGCCATCAAGCCTATCTCGTTGGTGGTTGCGTGCGCGACCTGCTGCTCGGCCGTTCGCCGAAAGATTTTGACGTCGCGACCAGCGCGACGCCCAACGAGATCCGCGCCATCTTTCGCAACAGCCGCATTATCGGCCGACGCTTTCGGCTGGCGCATGTTGTCTTTGGCCGCAAAATCATCGAGACGTCGACCTTTCGCGCCAATCCTCGCGACGCCATGAATGAGGGTGGCGACGCCGATCTGCTGATCACGCGCGATAACGTTTTCGGCAACGAAGTCGAGGACGCGATGCGCCGCGACTTCACCATCAACGGCATGTTCTATGACGTCGAGCGCAGCGCCGTCATCGATCACGTCGATGGGCTGGTCGACCTCGACGCGCGGCTGGTCCGTACCATCGATGACCCTGGCGTGCGCTTTCAGGAAGACCCCGTGCGGATGCTGCGCGCGATTAAGTTCGCGGCCCGCCTTGATCTAAAGATCGAGCCTGATACGTACGAGGCGATCGTGGCGTGGCGTGGCGAGATTCGTCGCGCCGCGGCGCCGCGGGTGCTCGAAGAGCTGTATCGCCTCTTGCGCGGCGGCGCGGCCTATCGCTCGATGGAGCTCTTGCTCGAGACCGGCATGCTGGCGGAGATTTCGCAGCAGCTCGTCGCGATGTTTTTGGGCGACGGCGGGCCGGCCAGCGTCGCGGTGCGCGTCGGCGCCAGCGTCATGCCGCAGGTGGCGCGCGTGCTCGATCCAGAAGAGGCGCGTTGGCACGCCACTTGGAGCGACGATCCACGTCAGGTGCTACCGGCCTTTGCGTTGCCGCATCTAGACGCCGGCCAAACCGTGACCGCCCGTGCCCAGGCGTGGGACATGTTGCGCGCCTTCGACGACATGCCGCTGGCTGCCGATCCACTGGACATTCCAAACTGCACCTATCTAGCGGCGGCGTTGTTGCCGTTTGTCGCGCCGCTCTTGCACGGCAGCTTGCGCGGGCACGAATTGCTGTCGGCGCTCGACGAACACGTGACGCCGCTTGCGCTCGACCTCACCCTGCCACGGCGCGAACGCGATGAAATGCGCCAGCTGCTCGTGATGCAACGCGGCGCGGGCCCGAAGGTCAAGACGCGCTATCGGCCGGGCTCCGCGGTCGAACTGCAGGCCGCCGCGCAGGCAATTGCGCGTTGGGCTGGTGAGATACCGATGGCCTCCGACGACGCGCTCGACGCCGATGATGACGCCACAGAACTTGGCGCCGAGGGCAGCGAAGAGGAGGCTGGCGACGGCGATGGGGGCCTGCGCAAGCGCCGCCGTCGGCGCCGCGGTGGCAAGCGCCGGCGCGATTCGGCGCCCATGGGTGCCGCGTAG
- a CDS encoding trypsin-like peptidase domain-containing protein encodes MKRTPPPSTSVAPTSPPPPSETPEPPLDDLDEESAVSVAFERVWVRAKTEVAGLGEELRSQYARLDALVIVLALCMIWLASRWHRALVTPPLIATTVHGLTFARTAAWHDVAPMPLQPPRLVRDTPAPSRRGEFPYHVVFTSTLDPTVRMELFVDERPAWSNLAAVLALQRRVRFGTMYHASDSGLRTVAGHDWLRTEYRFGESGTQADAPRLGRALEYATIDREHVYVVTWMGTSAQLARLESLIAPTLRVASHTGMPLLPQIRHILGTEPPPAVVARYPSIVMVVVADVVRGQLRAVGGGSGVIVGDDGSVLTNFHVVHDKGSRLHDLFVIARYVPGRLMPQMACIGRPNRSKLLQDADLALIKCDADLDGRAWWAGQRGEAWPALPANAPELVTELGQSLWVLGYPDVGGGTISINPGAITGYTGEAANEYIKTDAAITQGNSGGPVFNEKGALLGLATAYRTVIASDGVVSETTKVGLVRPIAAALDLLFIAQTGWTPREGRTALSFAPEGVEVPAEGAYLQTTVINKADNRPVGGAIVMVLRPGVTKSSLDMNRLEESITAWGQAGEDGSVVFRQPVPAPGTYSVLVLATGYTPRFTHNEITLPPDAPAAFNPWGTIEIVPFTAASGPQNLRK; translated from the coding sequence TTGAAGCGCACGCCGCCGCCCTCGACATCGGTTGCGCCGACGTCACCGCCGCCCCCAAGCGAAACGCCCGAGCCGCCGCTCGATGATCTCGATGAAGAATCTGCGGTGTCGGTCGCCTTCGAACGCGTCTGGGTGCGCGCCAAGACCGAAGTGGCGGGGCTTGGCGAAGAGTTGCGCAGCCAATACGCGCGCCTCGATGCCTTGGTGATCGTGCTGGCGCTTTGCATGATCTGGCTCGCCTCTCGGTGGCATCGCGCGCTCGTCACGCCGCCGCTCATCGCAACGACGGTGCATGGGCTGACGTTTGCCCGCACCGCCGCCTGGCACGACGTCGCGCCCATGCCGCTGCAGCCGCCACGGCTCGTGCGCGACACGCCTGCGCCATCGCGGCGGGGTGAGTTTCCCTATCACGTGGTGTTCACGTCGACGCTCGATCCAACCGTGCGCATGGAGCTGTTTGTCGATGAGCGCCCCGCGTGGAGTAATCTGGCGGCCGTGCTTGCGCTGCAGCGGCGCGTGCGGTTTGGCACCATGTACCACGCCAGCGATAGCGGGCTGCGCACCGTCGCAGGCCACGATTGGCTCCGCACCGAATATCGCTTTGGCGAGAGCGGCACACAAGCCGACGCCCCGCGGCTGGGCCGCGCGCTTGAGTATGCGACCATCGATCGCGAGCATGTCTATGTCGTGACGTGGATGGGCACATCGGCGCAACTGGCGCGACTCGAAAGCCTCATCGCGCCCACGTTGCGCGTCGCGAGCCACACCGGCATGCCGCTTTTGCCGCAGATTCGCCACATCTTGGGCACTGAGCCGCCGCCCGCTGTCGTGGCGCGCTACCCCTCGATTGTCATGGTCGTGGTCGCCGACGTCGTGCGTGGCCAATTGCGCGCGGTGGGCGGTGGCTCAGGCGTCATCGTCGGCGACGATGGCTCCGTGCTGACAAATTTTCACGTCGTCCATGACAAGGGCAGCCGCCTGCACGATCTCTTCGTTATCGCGCGCTATGTCCCCGGTCGCTTGATGCCGCAAATGGCCTGCATCGGCAGGCCAAACCGAAGCAAGCTCCTGCAGGATGCCGATCTCGCCCTCATCAAGTGCGATGCCGACTTGGACGGCCGCGCGTGGTGGGCCGGCCAGCGGGGAGAGGCTTGGCCCGCGCTGCCCGCCAATGCACCTGAGCTGGTGACCGAACTCGGGCAATCGCTGTGGGTGCTAGGTTATCCCGACGTTGGTGGCGGCACGATTTCGATAAATCCCGGCGCCATCACCGGTTATACGGGCGAGGCCGCAAACGAATACATCAAGACTGATGCCGCCATCACGCAAGGCAATTCGGGTGGCCCGGTGTTTAACGAGAAAGGTGCCTTGCTCGGGCTCGCGACCGCGTACCGCACCGTCATCGCCAGCGACGGCGTCGTCAGCGAGACGACGAAGGTTGGCCTCGTGCGCCCAATTGCGGCCGCGCTCGATTTGCTTTTTATCGCGCAGACGGGGTGGACGCCGCGAGAAGGTCGCACGGCCCTGTCGTTCGCACCTGAAGGCGTCGAAGTGCCCGCTGAGGGCGCGTATCTGCAGACCACGGTGATAAACAAAGCCGACAATCGCCCGGTCGGCGGCGCCATCGTCATGGTGCTGCGCCCCGGCGTGACCAAGTCGTCGCTCGATATGAATCGCTTGGAAGAATCGATCACGGCGTGGGGGCAAGCAGGTGAAGATGGCTCGGTGGTTTTTCGCCAACCCGTGCCGGCGCCTGGCACCTACTCGGTGCTGGTGCTGGCAACCGGCTACACGCCGCGGTTTACCCACAACGAGATCACGTTGCCGCCTGATGCGCCGGCCGCATTTAATCCCTGGGGAACGATCGAAATAGTGCCGTTTACCGCTGCGTCCGGGCCGCAAAATCTTCGTAAGTAG
- a CDS encoding PrsW family intramembrane metalloprotease yields the protein MQRRWSLRSVQVAVQTKLGVVFALLCFVALAWMVELIAGPRTPIAFGPLGALVLAAVPCLVWLGYFHWQDRAEPKPKHFVAGVAVLGGLVAAPVSEFVLAQLAPPVALAQHGGVFALDRIVEAIFMVGLAQEMCKYAVVRYSIYMSTEFEQPLDGIVYMMSVGTGFALWLNYHHMVAPGRAMGLAEAASRAAAITLAHASFAGVLGYVLGRAKFSNRPTAVRSLLLWLGLGAAALINGHFALVQAYFDRSGRASPWSVGYAALLAVVVFAGLRAILQRDAHARAAADDREAAVVPTVASSASTATGEAP from the coding sequence GTGCAACGTCGATGGTCGCTGCGCTCGGTGCAGGTAGCGGTGCAAACCAAGCTCGGAGTGGTCTTCGCGCTCCTGTGCTTTGTGGCGCTCGCGTGGATGGTCGAGTTGATCGCCGGGCCGCGCACGCCCATTGCGTTTGGGCCCCTTGGCGCGCTCGTGCTTGCGGCGGTGCCGTGTCTCGTGTGGCTTGGGTATTTCCATTGGCAAGATCGCGCCGAGCCAAAGCCTAAGCATTTTGTCGCGGGCGTCGCGGTGCTAGGCGGCCTCGTTGCGGCACCGGTCTCCGAATTTGTCCTCGCCCAGCTCGCGCCCCCAGTCGCCTTGGCCCAGCACGGCGGCGTCTTCGCCCTCGATCGGATCGTCGAGGCCATCTTCATGGTGGGCCTCGCGCAAGAGATGTGCAAGTACGCGGTCGTTCGCTATTCGATCTACATGTCAACCGAGTTCGAACAGCCGCTCGATGGCATCGTCTACATGATGTCCGTGGGCACTGGGTTTGCGTTGTGGCTCAACTATCACCACATGGTCGCACCGGGCCGCGCGATGGGGCTTGCCGAGGCGGCCTCGCGCGCCGCCGCGATTACCTTGGCCCACGCCTCGTTTGCGGGTGTGCTTGGCTATGTGCTCGGGCGCGCCAAGTTTTCGAACCGGCCCACCGCGGTGCGCAGCCTCTTGCTCTGGCTTGGCCTGGGCGCCGCGGCCCTGATCAACGGCCACTTTGCCTTGGTGCAAGCGTATTTCGATCGAAGTGGCCGCGCGAGCCCGTGGAGCGTTGGCTATGCCGCGCTGCTCGCGGTCGTCGTCTTTGCGGGGCTACGCGCCATTTTGCAGCGCGACGCGCATGCGCGCGCCGCCGCCGACGATAGGGAAGCGGCCGTCGTGCCCACGGTTGCAAGCTCGGCCTCAACCGCGACGGGGGAGGCACCTTGA
- a CDS encoding PTS sugar transporter subunit IIA, producing the protein MAKRKADNASDAMMTLVELAHFLRIDEHVVVRMALAGNIPGLAIDSTWRFRRAEIEQWVADQLVGEEEAFTSIPDGMQAPLDDLMPESAIIPQLKARDGIGVIEELAARAYSNGWLADKPWFVGAVVERESLASTAMDGGVAFLHTRARDQGRINRPFIIIGRSWEGISFGAPDGKPTFIFFLLGLRYDKLHLPILGRLARSLRVPATIARLRSLSSPYQIRALLLREDEAVRGGLIPDQPSQTFTPQLDRSMRLRAIRRLESLRKNKIVADEKAAAKASRRKKPSKAALAKAALLAAASAQPVVVLTGIGKPMAAGKVPAKGTASKPPAKVAAKATVKVVAKPSTTKPPAAKPTASKKPSGKPTGKLAAKAK; encoded by the coding sequence ATGGCTAAACGAAAAGCAGACAATGCCAGCGACGCGATGATGACGCTCGTCGAGCTGGCCCACTTTCTCCGCATCGATGAGCATGTGGTGGTGCGGATGGCGCTGGCCGGAAACATACCTGGACTGGCGATCGATTCGACGTGGCGATTTCGCCGCGCGGAAATCGAGCAATGGGTCGCCGACCAGCTTGTCGGTGAAGAGGAGGCCTTCACCAGCATTCCCGATGGCATGCAGGCGCCGCTCGATGACCTGATGCCAGAATCAGCGATCATTCCGCAGCTCAAGGCGCGTGATGGCATTGGCGTGATCGAAGAGCTAGCCGCCCGCGCCTACAGCAATGGCTGGCTGGCCGATAAGCCGTGGTTCGTTGGCGCGGTGGTCGAACGCGAATCGTTGGCATCCACCGCCATGGACGGCGGCGTCGCGTTCCTGCACACCCGCGCGCGCGATCAAGGCCGCATTAATCGGCCTTTTATTATTATCGGGCGATCCTGGGAAGGCATTTCCTTTGGCGCGCCAGATGGCAAGCCGACGTTCATCTTTTTCTTGCTCGGGCTACGTTACGACAAGCTGCATTTGCCGATTCTGGGCCGTTTGGCGCGTTCGCTGCGCGTGCCGGCGACCATCGCGAGGTTGCGTTCGCTGTCGTCGCCGTACCAAATTCGCGCGCTCTTGTTGCGCGAAGACGAGGCGGTCCGGGGCGGCCTGATTCCGGATCAGCCCTCGCAAACGTTTACCCCTCAGCTCGATCGCAGCATGCGGCTGCGCGCCATTCGTCGCCTCGAATCGCTGCGCAAGAACAAAATTGTCGCCGATGAGAAAGCCGCCGCAAAGGCGAGTCGGCGCAAGAAGCCAAGCAAGGCGGCACTAGCTAAGGCGGCTTTGTTGGCCGCCGCTAGCGCGCAGCCGGTGGTCGTGCTCACAGGCATCGGCAAGCCGATGGCTGCGGGCAAGGTGCCCGCCAAGGGCACGGCTAGCAAACCACCCGCAAAGGTCGCCGCTAAGGCAACGGTCAAGGTGGTCGCAAAACCCTCAACCACCAAACCGCCGGCCGCGAAACCGACCGCAAGCAAAAAACCGAGCGGCAAGCCCACTGGCAAGCTCGCCGCGAAAGCCAAGTAG
- a CDS encoding 2-dehydropantoate 2-reductase: MARVLVVGAGGIGGLIAARLWHAGVDVTALSKNAAIVAAINGEGYRLIDAKGRAVVLPPRAPDPTATARATAYPPEGEFDVIVVATQPPQVEAAVAEVAPYLAASGNVVVVQNGLCEARVATIVGAPRVIGAVVAWGASMHAPGVYEQTAKGGFTLGRLDGPVDAACREVGGMLAHMAPVRYTDNLLGVRWSKLALNCAISSLGTLAGQRLGTLIASRANRRLALEVMSEVVQVAVASGVRLELVAGTLNLPWLALTPREQAGARTPALAAKHALLWAVGQKYRRMRSSMLSAIERGKPPSVDYLNGEVVEAGARVGVPTPKNAAIVELVWRLARREVTPSPALLRQL, translated from the coding sequence ATGGCGCGCGTTTTGGTCGTTGGCGCCGGAGGCATCGGCGGCCTCATCGCCGCTAGGCTGTGGCATGCCGGCGTCGACGTCACGGCGCTGAGTAAGAATGCGGCGATCGTGGCGGCGATCAATGGCGAGGGCTACCGCTTAATTGATGCTAAGGGCCGCGCCGTCGTCTTGCCGCCGCGTGCGCCGGATCCCACGGCGACCGCACGCGCAACGGCGTATCCGCCGGAAGGTGAATTTGACGTCATCGTCGTCGCGACGCAGCCGCCACAAGTTGAGGCCGCGGTCGCCGAGGTCGCGCCGTATTTGGCGGCAAGCGGAAATGTCGTCGTGGTGCAAAACGGCCTGTGCGAGGCTCGGGTTGCCACCATCGTCGGCGCGCCGCGGGTGATCGGCGCGGTGGTGGCATGGGGCGCCAGCATGCACGCGCCAGGGGTTTATGAGCAAACCGCCAAGGGCGGCTTTACGCTTGGTCGTTTGGATGGGCCGGTCGATGCGGCGTGTCGCGAGGTTGGCGGCATGCTCGCGCACATGGCACCTGTCCGATATACGGACAATCTGCTCGGCGTGCGGTGGAGCAAGCTGGCGCTTAATTGCGCGATCAGCTCGCTAGGCACGCTTGCCGGCCAGCGCCTGGGGACGTTGATTGCCAGCCGCGCCAACCGCCGCCTGGCGCTCGAGGTGATGAGCGAAGTGGTGCAGGTGGCGGTGGCCAGCGGCGTCCGGCTCGAACTCGTCGCCGGCACGCTGAATTTGCCGTGGCTGGCGCTTACGCCGCGGGAACAGGCGGGCGCGCGCACCCCGGCCCTCGCGGCCAAGCATGCCTTGCTCTGGGCCGTTGGGCAGAAATATCGCCGCATGCGTTCGTCGATGCTCTCAGCGATCGAACGCGGCAAGCCGCCGTCGGTGGATTATCTAAATGGCGAGGTGGTGGAGGCGGGTGCGCGCGTTGGCGTGCCGACGCCGAAGAATGCCGCCATCGTCGAGTTGGTGTGGCGGCTGGCGCGGCGCGAGGTGACGCCCTCGCCTGCGTTGTTGCGGCAGCTTTAG
- a CDS encoding dihydroneopterin aldolase, with protein sequence MAIANEASDCVFIRGLEFVGNHGYSAAERKGIRRFRVDIALRRSLRAPARSDKLADTVDYFKICAIAVKLGTEATFKLLEALAGAMAAEIHALYADVEIEITLEKLAPPCPGIPASCGVTLVVAPIRS encoded by the coding sequence GTGGCCATCGCAAACGAAGCATCTGATTGCGTCTTTATCCGAGGCCTGGAATTTGTTGGCAACCACGGCTATTCAGCGGCCGAGCGCAAAGGCATTCGGCGCTTTCGCGTCGATATTGCCTTGCGGCGCTCGTTGCGCGCGCCCGCGCGCAGCGACAAGCTTGCCGACACCGTCGACTATTTTAAGATTTGCGCGATCGCGGTGAAGCTGGGCACCGAGGCGACGTTTAAGTTGCTCGAGGCGCTGGCCGGGGCCATGGCCGCCGAAATCCACGCGCTCTACGCCGACGTCGAAATAGAGATCACGCTCGAAAAACTCGCGCCACCCTGCCCCGGCATACCCGCCAGCTGTGGCGTAACGCTGGTGGTGGCGCCAATACGATCATAA
- a CDS encoding 2Fe-2S iron-sulfur cluster binding domain-containing protein, with translation MPKVTFVNPLGKASAAPVTIEVASGTSLLDAAEACDARVGHACGGNLACSTCHVWVEQGIATLGEVSDAENDIMDKAFDVRAESRLACQACVAQQDIVVEITPESLRAWLDEHPEHRKAAV, from the coding sequence ATGCCGAAGGTCACATTCGTTAATCCGCTCGGCAAGGCGAGCGCCGCGCCGGTTACCATCGAGGTCGCCTCTGGCACCTCATTGCTAGACGCCGCCGAGGCGTGCGACGCGCGCGTCGGCCATGCGTGTGGGGGCAACTTGGCGTGCTCGACGTGTCACGTATGGGTCGAGCAAGGCATCGCTACGCTCGGCGAGGTCAGCGACGCCGAAAACGACATCATGGACAAGGCGTTCGATGTTCGCGCCGAGTCACGGCTTGCGTGTCAGGCCTGCGTCGCGCAGCAGGACATCGTGGTTGAGATCACGCCCGAGAGCCTGCGCGCGTGGCTCGACGAACATCCCGAGCATCGCAAGGCCGCGGTCTAG